The following are encoded together in the Mesoplodon densirostris isolate mMesDen1 chromosome 2, mMesDen1 primary haplotype, whole genome shotgun sequence genome:
- the ATF3 gene encoding cyclic AMP-dependent transcription factor ATF-3 isoform X2 translates to MMLQHPGQVSASEVSASAIVPCLSPPGSLVFEDFANLTPFVKEELRFAIQSKHLCHRMSSALESVTVSGRPLEMSVTKAEVAPEEDERKKRRRERNKIAAAKCRNKKKEKTECLQKESEKLESVNAELKAQIEELKNEKQHLIYMLNLHRPTCIVRAQNGRTPEDERNLFIQQIKEGTLQS, encoded by the exons ATGATGCTTCAACACCCAGGCCAGGTCTCTGCCTCGGAAGTCAGTGCCTCTGCCATCGTCCCCTGCCTGTCCCCTCCTGGGTCACTGGTGTTTGAGGATTTTGCTAACCTGACACCCTTTGTCAAGGAAGAGCTGAGGTTCGCCATCCAGAGCAAGCACCTCTGCCACCGGATGTCCTCGGCGCTGGAGTCAGTCACCGTCAGTGGCAGACCCCTCGAGATGTCAGTCACCAAAGCCGAG GTAGCCCCTGaagaagatgaaaggaaaaagagGCGACGGGAAAGAAATAAGATTGCAGCTGCCAAGTGCCGAaacaagaagaaggagaagacagagtgcCTGCAGAAA GAGTCAGAGAAGCTGGAGAGTGTGAATGCCGAACTGAAGGCCCAAATTGAGGAGCTCAAGAATGAGAAGCAGCATTTGATATACATGCTCAACCTGCACCGGCCTACATGCATTGTCCGGGCTCAGAATGGGAGGACTCCAGAAGATGAGAGAAACCTTTTTATCCAACAGATAAAAGAGGGAACATTGCAGAGCTAA